The Bacteroidota bacterium genome includes a region encoding these proteins:
- a CDS encoding isoaspartyl peptidase/L-asparaginase produces the protein MDRIRIAVHGGAGTMPKKYMTPETESACNSALENALRAGYSLLAEGAEAVDAVAAAVTVLENFELFNAGKGSVFTNQGTHEMDASIMNGKNLKSGAVAAVSNIKNPIQLARAVMQHSEHVLMLGEGAEAFAKLHNIEFADDDYFFSQFRFEQWERAKKRNMIVLDHVDDKKFGTVGAVALDKFGNLAAATSTGGMTNKMFGRVGDSPLIGSGTYANNNTCAVSCTGHGEYFIENVVAYDISCLLEYKGLSLKDATNLVVMDKLKKIAAEGGLIAIDKNGNICLPFNTKGMYRGWMKGEGDFFTGIY, from the coding sequence ATGGATCGAATACGTATAGCAGTTCATGGCGGTGCAGGCACCATGCCTAAAAAATATATGACCCCTGAAACAGAGTCAGCTTGCAATAGTGCTTTGGAAAATGCCTTGAGAGCGGGTTATTCATTATTGGCAGAAGGTGCTGAAGCTGTAGATGCTGTAGCTGCAGCGGTAACAGTCCTCGAAAATTTTGAATTATTTAATGCAGGCAAAGGTTCGGTGTTCACAAATCAGGGAACACACGAAATGGACGCAAGTATTATGAATGGAAAAAATTTAAAATCCGGAGCTGTTGCGGCTGTTAGTAATATTAAAAATCCGATTCAGCTTGCACGCGCTGTTATGCAACATTCAGAACATGTATTAATGTTGGGAGAAGGTGCTGAAGCTTTTGCAAAATTGCACAATATTGAATTTGCTGATGATGATTATTTTTTCTCTCAATTCAGGTTTGAACAATGGGAAAGAGCTAAAAAAAGAAATATGATAGTTTTGGATCATGTGGATGATAAAAAATTTGGCACAGTTGGCGCTGTTGCTCTGGATAAATTTGGAAATTTAGCCGCAGCAACGTCAACAGGTGGTATGACAAATAAAATGTTCGGCCGTGTTGGTGATTCGCCGTTAATTGGGTCAGGAACCTATGCAAATAATAATACTTGTGCAGTGAGTTGCACTGGTCACGGAGAATATTTTATCGAGAATGTTGTTGCATATGATATCAGTTGTTTATTGGAATATAAAGGATTATCACTGAAAGATGCTACCAATTTAGTAGTGATGGATAAATTAAAAAAAATTGCGGCGGAAGGTGGATTAATTGCAATAGATAAAAATGGAAATATTTGTTTGCCATTTAATACGAAGGGAATGTATAGAGGATGGATGAAAGGAGAAGGAGATTTTTTTACGGGGATTTATTGA
- a CDS encoding cyanophycinase, whose product MSSRGKLIAIGGAENRNHFEKEKLDVLARILKEMKGRNTVIEIIPTASGIPTQVGREYDKAFHSLGCKDAAVMNIRKKSDTEKKDFLLRIKNCDGIMLTGGNQTRLSEIFCGTEFLEILKHRYKTEPNFVIAGTSAGAMAQSGKMINGGAPTEALIRGKALMIEGLGFINNAIIDSHFVDRGRFGRLMVAVAEHPNMTGIGISEDTAVVITEERYLEIIGNGLVVIMDGTQLQHNSVKEGKGKMLNLENMIFNLFSKGMGYDMKTRKSVVAETV is encoded by the coding sequence ATGTCTTCCAGGGGTAAGTTGATCGCAATAGGTGGTGCAGAAAATCGCAATCATTTTGAAAAGGAAAAATTAGATGTTTTAGCAAGGATCTTGAAGGAAATGAAAGGTAGAAATACCGTAATTGAGATCATACCAACAGCTTCGGGCATCCCAACTCAGGTTGGAAGAGAATATGATAAGGCATTTCATTCTCTGGGATGCAAAGATGCAGCAGTAATGAATATTCGCAAGAAAAGTGATACAGAAAAAAAAGATTTTTTATTGCGAATAAAAAACTGCGACGGAATAATGCTGACCGGTGGAAATCAGACCCGATTAAGTGAAATATTTTGTGGGACTGAATTTTTAGAAATATTAAAACATCGATACAAAACCGAACCCAATTTTGTAATAGCCGGAACCAGCGCAGGAGCCATGGCTCAAAGTGGAAAAATGATAAATGGAGGTGCTCCCACAGAGGCTTTAATTCGTGGAAAAGCATTAATGATAGAAGGACTCGGATTTATAAATAATGCAATAATTGATTCCCATTTTGTAGACAGAGGTCGTTTTGGAAGATTAATGGTTGCAGTTGCCGAACATCCCAATATGACCGGCATCGGAATTAGTGAAGATACAGCGGTGGTTATTACAGAAGAACGTTATCTCGAAATTATTGGTAATGGTTTGGTTGTAATAATGGACGGCACCCAATTACAACATAATTCCGTTAAAGAAGGAAAAGGAAAAATGCTCAACCTCGAAAATATGATCTTTAATTTATTTTCTAAGGGGATGGGGTATGATATGAAAACAAGAAAGAGCGTTGTTGCGGAGACGGTTTGA
- the cphA gene encoding cyanophycin synthetase, with translation MKIISTAVMKGPNYWSIRRHKLIVMRLDLEEMEEMPTNKIPGFRERLEQIIPSLYEHRCSEDHAGGFFERVVEGTWMGHVVEHIALELQTLAGLDTGFGRTRSTSTKGVYNVVYSYLEEKTGLYAGQIAVDFCEALARGEDYDIAPHIMKMKEIREQERLGPSTGSIVEEAIKRNIPFIRLNRRSLVQLGWGINQKRIQATIASTTSNIAVDIACDKEETKNLLNQLNIPVAKGGSAYDEEDLEIIIKKIGYPIVIKPIDGNHGRGSTMNIKTWDEAVAALKKSKEISRWAIVEQFIVGYDYRLLVINYKFVSAALRKPAAIVGDGKHTVKELIDIVNQDSRRGYGHENVLTSIKLDDHTLRLLQKLGMDENSVPEVGHEIELKSTANLSTGGTATDVTEIVHPYNIFTAERIARTIGLDICGIDIMSPDISVPMTENRGVLLEVNAAPGFRMHLAPSEGIGRNVAEPVVDMLFPLGSQGRIPIVAITGTNGKTTTTRLTAHIAKTMGYKVGFTTSDGIYIQNRMLEKGDCTGPMSTKFVLMDPTVDYAVLECARGGMLKAGLGFDKCDYAIVTNVTADHLGLKDIDTVEEMAKVKSVLPETVHKNGYAILNADDDLVFNMRKNLDCKIALFSMDENNPRIKDHCEKGGFAAVLENGWITILKGTWKLRVEKVVNIPLTFDGKAVFMIQNILPATLCGFLQQFKMEDIKIALQTFIPGPATTPGRMNVFKFKNFEVLVDFAHNPDGFEAISKYLEKITLYPKVGLIGATGDRRDDDIRELGRISARTYDEIVIRQDKNLRGRTDVEIMDLLKEGIYEVKPEMQVICINPEKDSIKYVIDNAKKGSHITICSDVIAEALDLIMQYKERDDQFEFNKEEIPNVHHAE, from the coding sequence ATGAAGATAATATCAACAGCGGTGATGAAGGGCCCGAATTACTGGAGTATTCGCAGGCATAAGTTAATTGTTATGCGCCTCGACCTGGAAGAAATGGAGGAGATGCCAACCAATAAAATTCCCGGATTTCGCGAAAGGTTAGAGCAGATCATACCTTCTTTATATGAACACAGATGCAGTGAAGACCATGCCGGAGGTTTTTTTGAGCGGGTGGTGGAAGGAACCTGGATGGGTCATGTGGTGGAACATATAGCGCTGGAATTGCAAACCTTGGCTGGATTAGATACGGGTTTTGGAAGAACAAGAAGCACTTCCACAAAAGGAGTTTATAATGTTGTTTATTCGTATTTGGAGGAAAAAACCGGATTATATGCCGGACAGATAGCCGTTGATTTTTGCGAAGCATTAGCACGTGGAGAAGATTATGATATTGCTCCGCATATAATGAAGATGAAAGAAATTCGCGAGCAGGAGCGGCTTGGACCTTCCACCGGAAGTATTGTGGAAGAGGCTATCAAAAGAAATATACCTTTTATCCGATTAAACAGAAGATCGCTGGTACAATTAGGTTGGGGAATTAATCAAAAAAGAATTCAGGCAACTATTGCTTCCACCACTTCAAACATTGCAGTTGATATTGCCTGTGATAAAGAAGAAACTAAAAATTTATTGAACCAATTAAATATTCCTGTTGCAAAAGGTGGAAGTGCTTATGATGAGGAAGACCTGGAAATAATTATAAAAAAGATCGGATATCCCATCGTAATTAAACCCATTGATGGAAATCATGGTCGCGGTTCCACAATGAATATTAAAACATGGGATGAAGCGGTAGCCGCATTAAAAAAATCGAAAGAAATTTCGCGTTGGGCAATAGTGGAACAATTTATTGTTGGATACGATTATAGGTTGCTCGTAATTAATTACAAATTTGTTTCCGCAGCATTAAGAAAACCTGCAGCAATTGTTGGCGACGGGAAACATACAGTAAAAGAATTAATTGATATTGTTAATCAAGATTCCCGAAGAGGTTACGGACATGAAAATGTTTTGACATCAATAAAGTTAGATGATCATACATTGCGTTTATTACAAAAATTGGGGATGGATGAAAATTCCGTTCCTGAAGTTGGTCACGAAATTGAATTAAAATCCACAGCAAATTTATCTACCGGAGGTACTGCAACCGATGTGACGGAAATAGTACATCCATACAATATATTTACTGCAGAAAGAATTGCACGAACCATTGGTTTGGATATTTGTGGAATTGATATTATGAGTCCGGATATATCTGTACCTATGACAGAAAATCGCGGAGTATTATTGGAAGTAAATGCAGCACCGGGTTTTAGAATGCATCTTGCACCAAGTGAAGGTATAGGAAGAAATGTTGCCGAACCGGTTGTAGATATGTTATTTCCACTAGGCTCTCAAGGTCGAATACCAATTGTAGCCATTACAGGAACGAATGGAAAAACCACCACTACCCGATTAACTGCACATATTGCAAAAACCATGGGATATAAGGTTGGATTTACCACCAGCGATGGTATATACATTCAGAACAGAATGTTGGAAAAAGGTGATTGCACAGGACCCATGTCAACAAAATTTGTTTTGATGGATCCAACTGTTGATTATGCAGTGTTGGAATGTGCACGCGGTGGTATGTTAAAAGCAGGATTGGGATTTGATAAATGTGATTATGCAATTGTTACCAATGTTACTGCTGATCATCTCGGATTAAAAGATATTGATACTGTAGAAGAAATGGCGAAGGTAAAATCAGTTTTACCTGAAACAGTACATAAAAATGGATATGCAATATTAAATGCGGATGATGATCTTGTATTTAATATGCGCAAAAATCTGGACTGTAAAATTGCTTTATTCAGTATGGATGAAAATAATCCGCGCATTAAAGATCATTGCGAGAAAGGTGGATTTGCCGCAGTATTGGAAAATGGATGGATTACAATACTAAAAGGCACATGGAAATTACGTGTTGAGAAAGTGGTAAATATTCCGCTCACCTTTGATGGTAAAGCGGTGTTCATGATACAGAATATTTTACCTGCAACCCTTTGCGGATTTTTACAGCAATTTAAAATGGAGGATATTAAAATTGCATTACAAACATTTATTCCGGGACCTGCAACTACTCCGGGAAGAATGAATGTATTTAAATTCAAAAATTTTGAAGTGCTGGTCGACTTTGCACACAACCCTGATGGATTTGAAGCGATAAGTAAATATCTTGAAAAAATAACTTTATATCCTAAAGTAGGATTAATTGGAGCAACGGGCGATCGCCGCGACGATGATATTCGCGAATTGGGAAGAATTTCAGCAAGAACGTATGACGAGATCGTAATTCGTCAGGATAAAAATTTACGCGGAAGAACGGATGTGGAAATAATGGATCTGCTTAAAGAGGGTATTTATGAAGTTAAACCTGAAATGCAGGTAATTTGTATCAACCCGGAAAAAGATTCCATTAAATATGTGATCGACAATGCTAAAAAAGGAAGTCATATCACTATTTGCAGTGACGTAATTGCAGAGGCTTTAGATTTGATCATGCAATACAAAGAACGCGATGATCAGTTTGAGTTTAATAAGGAGGAAATTCCGAATGTGCATCATGCGGAATGA
- a CDS encoding T9SS type A sorting domain-containing protein translates to MKILVSSLFLLMLVRFSSAQTFCDSAYNTCDSVSITSVTFIGDEVYGDKLIFHIQTNHVNLYAPNFIVCPDDESIIFENPSYSFFSIHGPSEVQLLYYFNEFDFTGPSEFGGRIINDNSNNEFSNCEMGFNVIVDGTDAISTIIQENNILIYPNPANEIVNIQSGIDFDPVKNVTIKNINGSPITLLGNNFSYNIKHLDKGVYFLFVELQSNFVGIRKLVIL, encoded by the coding sequence ATGAAGATACTGGTCTCCTCCTTATTTCTTTTAATGTTAGTGAGGTTTTCCTCTGCCCAAACCTTTTGCGATTCCGCTTACAACACTTGTGATTCCGTATCAATCACCTCCGTAACATTTATTGGTGATGAAGTTTACGGCGACAAACTAATTTTCCACATCCAAACCAACCATGTAAATTTATATGCGCCAAATTTCATCGTCTGCCCGGATGATGAAAGCATAATTTTTGAGAATCCAAGTTATAGTTTTTTTAGCATCCACGGTCCATCAGAAGTGCAATTATTATACTATTTCAACGAATTTGATTTTACCGGCCCCTCCGAATTCGGCGGAAGAATAATAAATGACAATTCAAATAATGAATTTTCGAATTGTGAAATGGGTTTTAATGTTATAGTTGATGGAACTGATGCAATTTCAACAATCATTCAGGAGAATAATATTCTTATTTATCCAAATCCTGCAAATGAAATAGTAAACATACAATCCGGAATAGATTTCGATCCTGTCAAAAATGTAACTATTAAAAATATAAACGGCAGTCCAATAACTTTATTAGGAAATAATTTTTCCTATAATATTAAACATCTGGATAAAGGTGTTTATTTTTTATTTGTTGAACTACAAAGTAATTTTGTGGGAATCAGAAAATTAGTAATATTATAA
- a CDS encoding T9SS type A sorting domain-containing protein, with protein MKTTLLLLTLLTCLCLNLRAQTYFSITDSGSVWRYETQWGGQPYDHIFLELSSIKEDTFFNDHIYSKLEVLNQTITCIQISPYEDWETSSVYSTAFFIREDSMKRTYIANGLGWEELFYDFNLNTGDSLPISYINPGNDNYVFSIDSILIGSEYRIRYNINSFDHPDPYASIIEGIGSTYGLLYPLWPPFETYNKLICYTDIYSSTQFADPLLTINNNDDDMDDCNLIYVDINSPKSVEENINIFPNPISNIFSLQYSGNIHGAGKIKILNINSQVVFENAIQIYPNVKITADITNIPDGIYLLILETENINYSSKIIKQ; from the coding sequence ATGAAAACAACCTTGCTCCTTTTGACACTCTTGACATGTCTGTGTTTGAATTTACGGGCTCAGACCTATTTTTCCATTACAGATTCGGGTTCGGTTTGGAGATATGAGACACAATGGGGTGGTCAACCCTACGACCATATTTTTTTAGAATTATCCTCTATTAAAGAGGATACTTTCTTCAATGATCATATTTATTCCAAATTAGAAGTCCTAAATCAAACAATAACGTGCATTCAAATTTCGCCGTACGAAGATTGGGAAACAAGCAGTGTATATTCAACTGCATTTTTTATTCGGGAAGATTCCATGAAACGCACTTATATTGCAAACGGTTTAGGTTGGGAAGAATTGTTTTATGATTTTAATTTAAATACAGGTGATTCACTTCCAATTTCTTATATAAATCCTGGTAATGATAACTATGTTTTTTCGATAGATTCCATTCTTATTGGAAGCGAATACAGAATACGGTATAATATCAATAGTTTTGATCATCCTGACCCATATGCTTCCATTATAGAAGGCATTGGCAGCACTTACGGTTTACTTTACCCTTTATGGCCTCCTTTTGAAACATATAATAAACTCATTTGTTATACAGATATTTATAGCAGCACTCAATTTGCAGATCCCTTGCTTACGATCAATAACAATGATGATGATATGGACGATTGTAATCTTATATATGTGGACATAAATTCACCTAAATCCGTTGAAGAAAACATAAACATTTTTCCAAATCCGATTTCAAATATTTTCTCTTTGCAATATTCAGGCAATATACATGGAGCAGGAAAAATAAAAATATTAAACATCAATTCACAAGTTGTATTTGAAAATGCAATTCAAATCTATCCCAATGTGAAAATTACTGCTGATATTACCAATATCCCCGATGGAATATATTTATTAATTTTAGAAACGGAGAACATTAATTATTCAAGTAAAATAATTAAACAATGA
- a CDS encoding zf-TFIIB domain-containing protein, translating to MKCPVCKDKDLVIADRQGVEIDYCPECRGIWLDRGELDKIFERTGETYSHGKSGQKKQDDDDDRKYYDKGQQGYPQHKKKKSIWGEIFDM from the coding sequence ATGAAATGTCCGGTTTGTAAAGATAAAGACCTTGTAATAGCCGACCGCCAAGGTGTGGAAATTGATTATTGTCCCGAATGCCGTGGTATTTGGCTTGATCGTGGCGAGTTGGATAAAATTTTTGAACGCACAGGTGAAACCTATTCTCACGGAAAATCCGGTCAGAAAAAACAGGATGATGACGATGATCGTAAATACTACGACAAAGGCCAGCAAGGATATCCGCAACACAAAAAGAAGAAAAGTATTTGGGGGGAGATATTTGATATGTAA
- a CDS encoding DUF3859 domain-containing protein: MKATVILSFLLFLVTFSNAQEIKSATMVDFGLFEASNPDKLIKQTDTIPMLLGNSFGFHFKIIASPDNISIPLTMKIRITDTQGDVHDIQYTMKYLPHDFSTGRHSYVFEAQEELIAGVWRFSIEFGGKEILEKSLIVQD, translated from the coding sequence ATGAAAGCCACTGTAATTTTATCATTTCTCCTTTTTCTTGTCACTTTTTCTAATGCACAGGAAATTAAATCAGCAACCATGGTTGATTTTGGTTTGTTTGAAGCTTCCAACCCAGATAAACTCATAAAACAAACGGATACCATCCCAATGTTACTAGGCAACTCCTTTGGATTCCATTTTAAGATTATTGCATCGCCTGATAATATATCTATCCCTCTTACAATGAAGATCAGGATCACCGATACCCAAGGTGACGTGCATGATATTCAATACACCATGAAATATTTACCCCACGATTTTTCTACCGGACGACATAGTTATGTTTTTGAGGCCCAGGAGGAATTGATTGCTGGTGTATGGAGATTTTCGATTGAGTTTGGGGGGAAAGAAATTTTGGAAAAGAGTTTGATAGTGCAAGACTAA
- a CDS encoding gliding motility-associated C-terminal domain-containing protein — MKKLLLLLFSITNTLIISAQFNLVPNYSFEDINECPAGISGFTWFDDAYVADWFSGTGGTSDYFNSCAGVGSWVNVPDNLFSLDQPAHTGVAYGGFWVNTGSSYYEYAQAQLTSPLIAGECYYVEFWSAPATQSDFFGITHATTDAIGAYFSEDKVGDAGTYDVLPVTPQIENNGTGNYIDPPAEWTKICGYFEAEGGEEWVCIGNYHDFDAIDVVAYTGGTVDANSVVYLFIDDVIVTPVDSMLAMAMPDTVVCSPFELTAPSCADSYLWSNGATTQSITVFETGIYWVDLVTSCGVISDTAEILFVEDSVYTSDDFIEICFNALPYTLEASPSYDYYLWNTGETTSSITIEEGGIYYVTGFADCATFIDSINVQVIDPIGLFPELGNDTLVCEGEWEIILNTPVGFNTYEWSTGETTNSITVTDEGTYSITVESDCEIFTDEITITEDPNLNADIDLGEDLILCPVAGINEVVISVDIILPNYLWNNGETTSSIIVSEAGLYWVTSSLLCSDPSDTLRVTLCDDVAVPNAFSPNGDGINDGLFVIISDPSKIILFQIYNRWGELVYDGNAANFSWDGTFNNILQPIGSYVYYLKYNSDDGEKLIQGNFTLVR, encoded by the coding sequence ATGAAAAAATTACTCCTCCTCTTATTTTCAATTACTAATACTCTTATTATATCAGCGCAATTCAATTTGGTCCCGAATTATAGTTTTGAAGATATTAATGAATGCCCTGCCGGAATATCAGGGTTTACCTGGTTTGATGATGCCTATGTAGCCGATTGGTTTTCAGGAACAGGCGGCACCTCCGATTATTTTAATTCCTGTGCAGGGGTAGGCTCTTGGGTGAATGTGCCTGATAATTTATTCAGTCTCGATCAACCTGCCCATACCGGTGTTGCTTATGGAGGATTTTGGGTGAATACGGGCAGTTCTTATTATGAATATGCTCAAGCGCAGCTCACATCACCTTTAATTGCAGGCGAATGTTATTACGTGGAATTTTGGAGCGCACCGGCTACACAATCCGATTTTTTCGGAATTACACATGCAACTACAGATGCCATAGGTGCTTATTTTTCTGAAGATAAGGTTGGAGATGCCGGAACTTATGATGTTCTCCCGGTTACACCACAGATCGAGAATAATGGAACCGGAAATTATATCGATCCACCGGCTGAATGGACAAAAATTTGCGGATATTTTGAAGCGGAAGGAGGGGAGGAATGGGTCTGTATTGGTAATTATCATGATTTTGATGCTATTGATGTAGTAGCATACACCGGAGGAACGGTTGATGCAAATTCTGTGGTATATTTATTTATAGATGATGTAATTGTTACTCCCGTTGATTCTATGTTGGCGATGGCAATGCCGGATACTGTTGTGTGTAGCCCTTTTGAATTAACTGCACCCTCTTGCGCCGATAGTTATCTCTGGAGTAACGGTGCAACAACACAAAGTATAACGGTTTTCGAAACAGGAATATATTGGGTGGATCTTGTAACAAGTTGTGGTGTAATTTCAGATACTGCAGAAATATTATTTGTGGAAGATTCTGTTTATACTTCTGATGATTTTATAGAGATATGTTTTAATGCACTGCCCTATACTTTGGAGGCCTCACCAAGTTATGATTATTATTTATGGAATACCGGAGAAACAACTTCCTCCATTACAATTGAAGAAGGTGGAATTTATTATGTAACCGGATTTGCAGATTGTGCAACATTTATTGATTCCATTAATGTGCAGGTAATTGATCCAATTGGATTATTTCCTGAACTTGGAAATGATACACTTGTTTGTGAGGGTGAATGGGAAATAATATTAAATACTCCCGTTGGTTTTAATACGTACGAATGGAGCACAGGTGAAACCACAAATAGTATAACAGTTACCGATGAGGGAACCTATTCAATTACCGTAGAAAGTGATTGTGAAATATTTACGGATGAAATAACCATTACAGAGGATCCGAATCTGAATGCGGATATTGATCTGGGTGAAGATCTTATTTTATGTCCTGTTGCAGGTATTAATGAAGTTGTTATAAGTGTGGATATTATTTTACCAAATTATCTCTGGAACAACGGTGAAACAACATCATCAATTATTGTTTCAGAGGCCGGACTATATTGGGTTACCTCCTCTTTATTGTGCAGCGATCCTTCGGATACCTTGCGTGTAACTTTATGCGATGATGTTGCTGTTCCCAATGCATTTAGTCCGAATGGAGATGGAATTAATGATGGTTTATTTGTAATTATTTCCGATCCTTCCAAAATTATTTTATTTCAGATATATAATAGATGGGGTGAATTGGTGTATGATGGAAATGCTGCAAATTTCAGTTGGGATGGCACCTTTAATAATATATTACAACCCATAGGAAGTTATGTGTACTATTTAAAATATAACTCTGATGATGGTGAAAAATTAATTCAAGGAAACTTTACGTTGGTGAGATGA